DNA from Pelobacter propionicus DSM 2379:
TGCCAAACATCTCTAATAATATGGTAAAAAAAATGTTTGACCAAATCCACTTGACTGCACCAAAGTCAACTAAAATTACAGAACCAAAACAGAATGATCGCGACACTATTGAGTTCACCTCTGTAGGTTGTAATGGAAATAGACCTGTAGTTAGCGTCGTTTATGTCAGGAAGATAGACGAGATCTGGCGTGTTGCCGGCTCGGGCTGGGGTCCATCATGGAATTCAAAGATATCAGAGATCGTTAAATGTCCATAACACTCAACAAAGTAGTGGCGCCGGGGTCAGACATGAACCATGGACCACCTTGTGGTGCCTGGCAGTGAAGATAAAATAGAGTGTATCCATCCTTTGCCGGGAGCACACCATGACCGTTACAGGATAATCGCCACACGACACCGATCCCCCTCTGGACATGATGGCACGGGAATGCTACGGTTCCTGCTCCGAATCAAGGAGGAACCACACCGTGCCCCCCACCGAACAACTCCTGTCCCGCTACCACTCCCGTTCCGCCGACCAGCGCCGGGTCATGCCGATGCTGGTGCAGTTCAATGACCGGGGCTTTGCCCTGGGGAACGCGTGAGGGGCGGCCCGCTGGAACGGTTGCGCCTGCTGGCCCACGAACTGTCCGGCGCACTGGGCGACCTGGGCACCTTCCTGCCGCTGGTGCTGGGGGTCCTGGCGGTTGCCGGCTACGACCCCGCCTCCATCTTCACCCTGTTCGGGCTCTACTACCTGGCCACAGCCCTGCTGTTCCGCATGCCCATGCCGGTCCAGCCCATGAAGGTTGCCGCCGCCGCCGTGCTCACCGGCAGCGTGACTCCCGGGCAACTATCGGGCGCCACCCTGTTCATGGGTGGCACACTGCTGATCCTCTCCCAGACCGGCGCCGCCGAACGCCTGGCCGACCTGGTCCCCCACCCGGTCAGTAACGGCATAATGGCCGGGCTGGGCGTGTTGCTGGGCATACTCGGGTTGCGGCTGGTTGCCGGGGAACCGCTGATCGGCCTGGTCACGCTGGTGGCCATGGTTCCCCTGGGCTTCAACCGACTGCTCCCCCAGGCCCTGGTCGGACTCCTGATCGGTGTGGGCCTGAAATGGGCAACCTCGGGAACACCTGAGCTGCCTGCCTGTTCCGCCACTCTGCACCTGCCACAACCGGCCCTGCCCGCCTGGGGCGACATCTGGCGGGGAACGCTCGGCGTCGGGCTGCCCCAGCTCTCCCTGACCCTGGTCAACGCGGTGATCGTCACCGCATCATTGGCGAAGCGGCTCTTCCCCGACAACATGCGCGCGACGCCGCGGCGTCTGACCCTCTCCATGGGGGTTGCCAACTGTTTCAGCGCCCTTTTGGGCGGCTTCCCCATGTGCCATGGAGCCGGGGGCCTGGCAGGGCACTACCATTTCGGCGCCCGCACATCCCTTCCGGCGCTGCTGCTGGGCAGCGGACTGCTCACCCTGGGGCTCTTCTTCGGCGACTACGGTGGCAGGCTGCT
Protein-coding regions in this window:
- a CDS encoding putative sulfate/molybdate transporter; its protein translation is MRGGPLERLRLLAHELSGALGDLGTFLPLVLGVLAVAGYDPASIFTLFGLYYLATALLFRMPMPVQPMKVAAAAVLTGSVTPGQLSGATLFMGGTLLILSQTGAAERLADLVPHPVSNGIMAGLGVLLGILGLRLVAGEPLIGLVTLVAMVPLGFNRLLPQALVGLLIGVGLKWATSGTPELPACSATLHLPQPALPAWGDIWRGTLGVGLPQLSLTLVNAVIVTASLAKRLFPDNMRATPRRLTLSMGVANCFSALLGGFPMCHGAGGLAGHYHFGARTSLPALLLGSGLLTLGLFFGDYGGRLLALVPPASLGALLFWSSVEMVRGCGRPGDRGECATVALTALITIGGNVALALLGGIVFDRLRRHLGDR